The following coding sequences are from one Rutidosis leptorrhynchoides isolate AG116_Rl617_1_P2 chromosome 11, CSIRO_AGI_Rlap_v1, whole genome shotgun sequence window:
- the LOC139874502 gene encoding uncharacterized protein: MRKTTRLGRFFIKPNNNILRPSRIRVNRVGRPRVVNNWNVPIGIDIKIIKWWLRFKTEPASLWVKVIKSIYGASGGLSLCDNINYSTSSSVWSCIIKTGGRIDASGVNFRNSFKKEIGDGANTSFWNEIWFGSDSLKNRFKRLARLEVDLNASFKDRVSCDGSSIIGLWNWKRTPTGRAQGELEALNLLVQSVKMAPNKLDSWAWQLNGGGNFKTKILSDLLMSRVLGARTGYVESLHNNFTPKKVEVFIWRLRKGRIPVLTELNKRGVDLNSVRCAICDGDVETINHSIFTCNLAHEIWSKVNEWWGLGCPSNKSVNEMFLGKPNVPMSPLGMKLWQAVEWTCGYLI, from the coding sequence ATGAGAAAGACAACCAGGTTGGGCCGATTTTTTATTAAGCCCAACAATAATATCCTCAGGCCCAGCCGGATTAGAGTAAACAGGGTTGGACGTCCTCGAGTTGTTAACAATTGGAATGTCCCCATTGGAATTGACATTAAGATCATCAAGTGGTGGTTGAGGTTTAAAACCGAACCCGCCTCCTTGTGGGTCAAAGTCATTAAAAGTATCTATGGTGCTTCAGGTGGCCTTTCTTTGTGTGATAATATTAATTACTCCACTTCTAGCTCGGTTTGGTCTTGTATCATTAAAACAGGTGGACGTATAGATGCTTCGGGTGTGAATTTCAGGAATTCTTTCAAGAAAGAGATTGGTGATGGCGCTAATACATCATTTTGGAACGAGATATGGTTCGGGAGTGACTCACTCAAAAACAGGTTCAAGAGATTAGCAAGACTTGAAGTTGATCTAAATGCCTCATTCAAAGATAGAGTAAGCTGTGATGGTTCGAGTATTATCGGGTTGTGGAACTGGAAAAGAACTCCAACGGGTCGCGCTCAAGGCGAACTTGAGGCACTTAATCTTCTAGTGCAATCGGTGAAAATGGCGCCTAACAAGTTAGATTCGTGGGCCTGGCAACTAAATGGAGGAggtaattttaaaactaaaatcctATCTGACTTGCTTATGTCGAGAGTCTTAGGTGCACGAACAGGGTATGTCGAATCTTTACATAACAATTTCACCCCCAAAAAAGTGGAAGTGTTTATATGGAGATTAAGAAAAGGTCGTATCCCTGTGCTTACGGAACTAAATAAAAGGGGAGTCGACCTTAATTCGGTTCGTTGCGCTATTTGTGACGGGGACGTGGAAACGATTAACCACTCTATTTTCACATGTAATCTAGCTCATGAAATTTGGTCCAAGGTAAATGAGTGGTGGGGTTTGGGATGTCCCTCAAACAAATCTGTCAATGAGATGTTTCTTGGCAAACCAAACGTTCCTATGTCGCCACTCGGTATGAAACTTTGGCAAGCGGTAGAGTGGACGTGTGGATATTTGATTTAG
- the LOC139877769 gene encoding pathogenesis-related genes transcriptional activator PTI6-like: MVATTSVQSPVKFTEHVLICNKFIKERRPPGEPPTTKTTSFHRRLVRITLTDPYATESSGDEDDVSVVKRVKKHVSEIEISCRLCKRKKQRQVRSVGSLEKKFIGVRRRPWGRWAAEIRDPSQRKRVWLGTFNTPEEAATVYDEAAVRLKGPNAVTNFALCNSNCNGDASIQESVTVKDEGSMVTGSDGSVTDAMFSPTSVLRSNGELTAIDGFGYADVDAFGFDLDTPFDLPDFGASGSYRGDEFSEFDLDDFLVDF; this comes from the coding sequence ATGGTTGCAACTACGTCCGTACAATCACCGGTAAAGTTCACAGAGCACGTGCTGATATGTAACAAGTTTATTAAAGAACGTAGGCCGCCAGGAGAACCTCCGACTACAAAAACGACGTCGTTTCATCGTAGACTCGTTAGAATCACTTTAACTGATCCTTATGCTACTGAATCATCCGGTGACGAAGATGACGTCAGCGTTGTAAAAAGAGTGAAGAAGCATGTCTCTGAAATTGAAATTAGTTGTAGATTATGTAAGCGGAAGAAACAACGGCAGGTGAGAAGCGTAGGATCACTGGAGAAGAAATTTATAGGTGTACGGAGACGGCCGTGGGGACGTTGGGCGGCGGAGATACGTGATCCGTCGCAACGGAAACGAGTTTGGCTCGGAACGTTTAATACGCCGGAAGAAGCTGCGACGGTGTATGACGAAGCTGCCGTTAGGTTGAAAGGACCTAACGCTGTTACTAATTTCGCTTTATGTAACAGTAACTGTAACGGCGACGCTAGTATTCAGGAATCGGTAACGGTAAAAGATGAAGGATCAATGGTTACTGGAAGTGACGGATCGGTAACTGACGCTATGTTTTCGCCGACTTCAGTGCTTAGGAGTAACGGAGAGTTAACGGCGATTGACGGTTTTGGTTATGCTGACGTCGACGCTTTTGGATTTGATTTAGACACGCCGTTTGATTTACCGGATTTTGGGGCATCGGGAAGCTACAGAGGTGATGAATTTAGCGAGTTTGACTTGGATGATTTTCTCGTTGACTTTTAG